The Mycolicibacterium hassiacum DSM 44199 genome includes a window with the following:
- a CDS encoding response regulator transcription factor, translating into MRIVIAEDSALLRAGLERILADAGHQVVAAVSDATDLLRLVNDEHPDLVIVDVRMPPTFTDEGIRAAALLRSQNPDSPVLVLSHYVEERYAADLIASDTKGFGYLLKDRVADVPAFLDAVQTVGSGGTALDPEVVSQILIRSRRRSALDQLTQREREVLQLMAEGKTNSAIAQCLHISVGSAEKHIASIFTKLELAPDESENRRVLAVLRYLES; encoded by the coding sequence ATGCGGATCGTGATCGCCGAGGACTCGGCCCTGCTGCGGGCGGGCCTGGAACGGATCCTGGCCGACGCCGGCCACCAGGTGGTCGCGGCGGTGTCGGACGCCACCGATCTGTTGCGGCTGGTCAACGACGAGCATCCGGACCTGGTGATCGTCGACGTGCGGATGCCGCCGACGTTCACCGACGAGGGCATCCGCGCGGCCGCGCTGCTGCGCAGCCAGAACCCCGATTCCCCGGTGCTGGTGCTGTCGCACTACGTCGAGGAACGCTATGCGGCCGATCTGATCGCTTCGGACACAAAGGGTTTCGGCTATCTGCTCAAGGACCGGGTGGCAGATGTCCCGGCGTTCCTGGACGCGGTGCAGACCGTCGGCTCCGGCGGAACGGCACTGGATCCCGAGGTGGTGTCGCAGATCCTGATCCGCTCCCGGCGCCGCAGCGCGCTCGACCAGCTCACCCAGCGCGAACGCGAGGTGCTGCAACTGATGGCCGAGGGCAAGACCAATTCGGCGATCGCGCAGTGCCTGCACATCTCGGTCGGATCGGCCGAGAAACACATCGCCTCGATCTTCACGAAACTGGAGCTCGCCCCCGACGAGAGCGAGAACCGCCGTGTGCTGGCGGTGCTGCGCTACCTCGAGTCCTGA
- a CDS encoding IS110 family RNA-guided transposase, which translates to MGKILAQFMIDHTADGIATLIRKLSKFGDPADVHIGIERPNGRLVDLLLEAGHPVIPVSPNAIKTWRDGEVISGAKSDAGDALVIAEYLRLRHHRLRPAAPYSSSTKALRTVVRTRDDVVAMRVAATNQLSALLDDHWPGAKAIFADVESPISLAFLRRYPTAASAARLGEKRLAAFLVKHSYSGRRPVKELLTRLRSAPAGTTDPVLTIAVRDVVLALVSVIEALNSAGKALDRSVIARLGEHPDAEVFTSLPRSGQINAAQVLAEWGDSRAAYDGPDAVAALAGVTPVTKSSGKQHAVHFRWACNKRFRRALTTFADNSRHQSTWAADIYNRARARGHDHPHAVRILARAWIRVIYRCWHDQSPYDPARHGAVQKLHTAA; encoded by the coding sequence GTGGGAAAGATACTGGCGCAGTTCATGATTGACCATACTGCCGATGGCATCGCCACACTGATTCGCAAACTGTCCAAGTTCGGCGATCCCGCCGATGTGCACATCGGGATCGAACGACCCAATGGGCGGCTGGTCGACCTGCTGCTCGAAGCCGGCCACCCGGTCATCCCGGTATCCCCGAACGCCATCAAAACGTGGCGGGACGGCGAAGTCATCTCCGGCGCCAAGTCTGATGCCGGTGACGCCCTGGTGATCGCCGAATACCTGCGCTTGCGCCACCATCGACTGCGCCCCGCAGCCCCGTACAGTTCGTCGACCAAGGCGCTGCGCACGGTGGTCCGCACCCGCGACGACGTTGTCGCCATGCGGGTGGCGGCCACCAACCAACTCAGCGCCCTGCTCGATGATCACTGGCCTGGCGCCAAAGCGATCTTCGCCGACGTCGAATCTCCAATCAGCCTGGCGTTCCTGCGTCGCTATCCCACCGCGGCCAGCGCCGCTCGACTCGGAGAGAAACGCTTGGCTGCGTTCCTTGTCAAGCATTCCTATTCCGGTCGACGACCAGTCAAAGAACTGTTGACCCGGCTGCGCAGCGCACCCGCAGGCACCACCGATCCCGTCCTGACTATCGCCGTCCGCGACGTCGTGCTGGCCCTCGTCAGCGTCATCGAGGCGCTCAACAGCGCAGGCAAGGCCCTCGACCGATCCGTCATCGCCCGCCTCGGGGAGCACCCGGACGCCGAGGTCTTCACGTCGCTGCCAAGGTCGGGTCAGATCAACGCCGCCCAGGTGCTCGCCGAGTGGGGCGACTCCCGTGCAGCCTACGACGGTCCCGACGCCGTGGCCGCCCTGGCCGGGGTCACTCCCGTCACCAAATCTTCCGGCAAACAACACGCCGTGCACTTCCGCTGGGCATGCAACAAACGCTTCCGCCGAGCACTGACCACCTTCGCTGACAACAGCCGACACCAAAGCACTTGGGCAGCCGACATCTACAACCGAGCCCGCGCGCGCGGACACGACCACCCCCACGCCGTGCGAATCCTCGCCCGCGCCTGGATTCGCGTCATCTACCGCTGCTGGCACGACCAAAGCCCCTACGACCCCGCCCGGCACGGTGCCGTACAAAAACTGCACACCGCAGCATGA
- a CDS encoding DUF4097 family beta strand repeat-containing protein: MTTLTTPPPVPSAPPPVGPAPALTTTQRTALRVTIIALAAVVVTAVVAALAALAVTISNFRVVTDSEALPPTIRSLVIDTGAVPAAVRIVTDPRAREPRVDLRMVNSTRAGSDPLTLNTDRAEARIAIDDEPTPFLRFSRAGEITVTLPEQVAARLSVTTRQQTGMVKTEARLDELIARVDDGAVLLGGSARRVEIDNVNGEVRTDDSIAVSEEFSAHTVNADIQVTFDSAPPSAVDVSSRRGDVVVTVPGPGPFLVNADTGNTDGSTVVRVPRTSDRGEAVSVINARTDNGDVVIDGR; this comes from the coding sequence ATGACCACACTGACCACACCACCGCCGGTCCCGTCCGCCCCGCCTCCGGTCGGCCCGGCGCCGGCGCTCACCACGACACAACGCACCGCGCTGCGGGTGACGATCATCGCGCTGGCAGCCGTCGTCGTCACGGCGGTGGTGGCTGCGCTGGCGGCGCTGGCCGTCACCATCAGCAACTTCCGGGTCGTCACCGATTCCGAGGCGCTGCCGCCGACGATCCGCTCCCTGGTCATCGACACCGGCGCGGTCCCGGCGGCGGTGCGCATCGTCACCGACCCCCGGGCGCGCGAGCCACGCGTCGACCTGCGCATGGTCAACTCGACCCGGGCGGGCTCGGATCCGTTGACGCTCAACACCGATCGCGCCGAAGCGCGCATCGCCATCGACGACGAGCCGACCCCGTTCCTGCGGTTCAGCCGCGCCGGTGAGATCACCGTGACGCTGCCGGAGCAGGTGGCGGCCCGGCTGTCGGTCACCACCCGCCAGCAGACCGGGATGGTCAAGACCGAGGCCCGACTCGACGAGTTGATCGCCCGCGTCGACGACGGCGCGGTGCTGCTCGGCGGGTCGGCCCGCCGGGTGGAGATCGACAACGTCAACGGCGAGGTCCGCACGGATGACTCGATCGCGGTGTCCGAGGAGTTCTCGGCCCACACCGTGAACGCCGACATCCAGGTCACCTTCGATTCGGCCCCGCCCTCCGCCGTCGACGTCAGCAGCCGACGCGGCGATGTGGTCGTGACGGTGCCCGGCCCGGGACCGTTCCTCGTCAACGCCGACACCGGTAACACCGACGGCTCCACCGTGGTGCGCGTGCCCCGCACGTCCGACCGCGGCGAGGCGGTGTCGGTGATCAACGCCCGCACCGACAACGGCGACGTGGTGATCGACGGACGCTGA
- a CDS encoding LLM class flavin-dependent oxidoreductase: MTMPVMEPDLDATTLERWARFIDEGPFSSLCWGERIAFDNPDCLTLLGALAAWTRRVRLVTTVVVPQLHDPVLLAKALATADLLCEGRLTVGLGVGGRHEDYRAVGADPRTQTMRAMADRVAVMKRVWAGEKVTDSVLPVGPRPVQPGGPPLLVGTTGPKTVRSAASWAVGLAGTTLDLDLAKQRELFDVARRAWAEAGRGAPHLATSFWFAIGEGDAPRAQVHAHLRRYLNWIPAEYVDAMAPTTGWAGTADQLVETLRAFQDIGADEIHLIPTSSDIDQLRIAAEVAEQFG; this comes from the coding sequence ATGACGATGCCGGTGATGGAGCCCGACCTCGACGCCACCACCCTCGAGCGGTGGGCACGGTTCATCGACGAGGGCCCGTTCTCGTCACTGTGCTGGGGCGAACGCATCGCGTTCGACAACCCCGACTGTCTGACCCTGCTCGGGGCGCTGGCCGCCTGGACCCGACGGGTGCGCCTGGTGACGACCGTCGTGGTGCCGCAACTGCATGATCCGGTGCTGCTGGCCAAGGCGCTGGCCACCGCGGATCTGCTGTGTGAGGGACGGCTGACCGTCGGGCTCGGCGTCGGCGGTCGCCACGAGGACTACCGGGCCGTCGGCGCCGATCCCAGGACCCAGACCATGCGCGCGATGGCCGACCGGGTGGCGGTGATGAAGCGGGTGTGGGCGGGGGAGAAGGTGACCGACTCGGTGTTGCCGGTCGGGCCCCGTCCGGTGCAACCGGGTGGGCCGCCGCTGCTGGTCGGCACGACCGGCCCGAAGACGGTGCGGAGCGCGGCGAGCTGGGCCGTGGGGCTGGCCGGCACCACCCTGGACCTGGATCTGGCCAAACAACGGGAGCTGTTCGACGTCGCCCGCCGGGCGTGGGCCGAGGCGGGCCGGGGCGCACCGCATCTGGCCACCTCGTTCTGGTTCGCGATCGGCGAGGGCGATGCGCCGCGCGCCCAGGTCCACGCCCATCTGCGGCGCTACCTCAACTGGATCCCCGCCGAGTACGTCGACGCGATGGCGCCGACCACCGGCTGGGCCGGCACCGCCGATCAGCTCGTCGAGACACTGCGCGCGTTCCAGGACATCGGCGCCGACGAGATCCATCTGATCCCCACCAGTTCGGACATCGACCAATTGCGGATCGCGGCCGAGGTGGCCGAGCAGTTCGGCTGA
- a CDS encoding serine hydrolase domain-containing protein, protein MRILRVLALVAAAVVGQLLVGPTTAAQPDPDLAARLDATISARIAQMGVPGAVVSLSIPGEIDYVRAFGVSDTATGTPMTVDHHTRIGSVTKTFTGTAVLQLVDQGRISLADPISRYVDGVPNGDLITLDMLGRMRSGLPDYTETKGFEQRLLAEAPAGPTAMATTPRELIDWAFTEPVRFAPGERFEYSNTNTVLLGMVVEKVSGLPLGEYLQRNVFAPLGLRHTSYPADGVLPTPFAHGYADGPGDRIIDTTWWNPSWADAAGKIVSTAADLRTWAAAVGRGALLRPETHQQRLAGGSPAAQGVSYSFALFDTEGWLGHNGDIPGYATVAVYLPERDATLVVIVNSDVPKPHSAGQLAYDITSIATPDHLYAIGPRPPALLEQPVG, encoded by the coding sequence ATGCGGATACTCCGGGTGCTGGCGCTGGTGGCCGCCGCGGTGGTGGGGCAGCTGCTGGTCGGTCCGACGACAGCGGCGCAACCGGACCCCGACCTCGCTGCGCGGCTCGATGCCACGATCTCGGCCAGGATCGCCCAGATGGGCGTTCCCGGCGCCGTCGTGAGCCTGTCGATCCCCGGCGAGATCGACTACGTGCGGGCCTTCGGCGTCAGCGACACCGCCACCGGCACACCGATGACCGTCGACCACCACACCCGCATCGGCAGCGTCACCAAGACCTTCACCGGCACGGCCGTGCTGCAACTGGTCGATCAGGGCCGGATCAGCCTCGCCGACCCGATCTCCCGCTACGTCGACGGCGTTCCGAACGGCGACCTGATCACGCTCGACATGCTCGGCCGGATGCGCAGCGGGCTGCCGGACTACACCGAGACCAAGGGGTTCGAGCAACGGCTGCTCGCCGAGGCGCCGGCCGGCCCGACGGCGATGGCGACCACGCCACGCGAGCTCATCGACTGGGCGTTCACCGAGCCGGTGCGATTCGCCCCGGGCGAACGATTCGAGTACAGCAACACCAACACCGTGCTGCTGGGCATGGTGGTGGAAAAGGTCAGCGGGCTGCCGCTCGGCGAGTATCTGCAGCGCAATGTTTTCGCCCCGCTGGGACTTCGGCACACCAGCTACCCGGCCGACGGGGTGCTGCCGACCCCGTTCGCCCACGGCTACGCCGACGGTCCCGGCGACCGGATCATCGACACCACCTGGTGGAACCCGTCGTGGGCGGACGCGGCCGGCAAGATCGTGTCCACCGCAGCCGATCTGCGCACCTGGGCCGCCGCGGTCGGCCGGGGGGCATTGCTGCGTCCGGAAACCCACCAGCAGCGGCTCGCCGGCGGCTCACCGGCCGCGCAGGGCGTGTCCTACAGCTTCGCGTTGTTCGACACCGAGGGCTGGCTGGGCCACAACGGTGACATCCCCGGGTACGCGACCGTCGCGGTGTATCTGCCCGAACGCGACGCCACACTCGTCGTGATCGTGAACTCCGATGTGCCGAAACCGCATTCGGCGGGGCAGCTGGCCTACGACATCACCTCGATCGCGACACCGGACCATCTCTACGCGATCGGGCCGAGACCCCCGGCGCTGCTCGAACAGCCGGTGGGATAG
- a CDS encoding IS256 family transposase, translated as MLTVVHDAEDANDSDTPGRSLLDEIVRDGARQMLAAALQAEVAAYVAQYADQLDDNGHRLVVRNGYHQPREVLTAAGAVQVKAPRVNDKRVDPDTGERKRFSSAILPAWARKSPQMSEVLPLLYLHGLSTSDFTPALEQFLGSGAGLSATTITRLTAQWQDEARAFAARDLSGTDYVYLWVDGIHLKVRLDQEKLCLLVMLGVRADGRKELVAITDGYRESTESWADLLRDCKRRGMTAPVLAVGDGALGFWNAVREVFPATREQRCWFHKQANVLAALPKSAHPSALAALKEIYNAEDIDKAQVAVKAFEVDFGAKYPKAVAKITDDLDTLLEFYRYPAEHWIHLRTTNPIESTFATVRLRTKVTKGPGSRAAGLAMAYKLIDAAAARWRAVNAPHLVALVRAGAVFHKGKLLERPTEITPPTPPSDGDQQAGTEVA; from the coding sequence ATGCTCACCGTAGTTCACGACGCCGAGGACGCCAACGACAGCGACACTCCCGGTCGCTCGTTGTTGGATGAGATCGTCCGCGACGGGGCGCGACAGATGCTGGCCGCCGCGTTGCAGGCCGAGGTCGCCGCCTACGTGGCCCAGTACGCCGACCAGCTCGATGACAACGGCCACCGCCTGGTGGTGCGCAACGGCTACCACCAGCCCCGCGAGGTGCTGACCGCAGCCGGTGCGGTGCAGGTCAAAGCGCCGCGAGTCAACGACAAACGTGTCGACCCCGACACCGGCGAACGCAAACGGTTCTCCTCGGCGATCCTGCCGGCCTGGGCGCGCAAGTCTCCGCAGATGAGCGAAGTGCTGCCGCTGCTGTACCTGCACGGGCTGTCCACCAGCGACTTCACCCCGGCATTGGAGCAGTTCCTGGGTTCGGGTGCGGGGTTGTCGGCCACCACGATCACCCGGCTCACGGCGCAGTGGCAGGACGAGGCCCGCGCGTTTGCGGCCCGGGACCTGTCCGGCACCGACTACGTCTACCTGTGGGTCGACGGTATCCACCTCAAGGTCCGCCTGGACCAGGAAAAACTCTGTTTGCTGGTGATGCTGGGCGTGCGCGCTGACGGCCGCAAAGAGCTGGTGGCGATCACCGACGGCTACCGGGAATCGACCGAGTCGTGGGCTGATCTGCTGCGCGACTGTAAACGACGCGGCATGACCGCCCCAGTGCTCGCGGTCGGCGATGGCGCCTTGGGGTTTTGGAACGCGGTGCGCGAAGTGTTCCCGGCCACCCGTGAGCAGCGGTGCTGGTTTCACAAGCAAGCCAATGTCCTTGCCGCGCTGCCGAAATCAGCACACCCGTCGGCGTTGGCAGCGCTCAAAGAGATCTACAACGCCGAGGATATCGACAAAGCCCAGGTCGCGGTCAAAGCCTTCGAGGTCGACTTCGGCGCCAAATATCCCAAGGCGGTCGCCAAGATCACCGACGATCTGGACACCCTGCTGGAATTCTACCGCTATCCCGCCGAGCACTGGATCCACCTACGCACCACGAATCCGATCGAAAGCACCTTCGCCACAGTGCGTTTGCGCACCAAAGTCACCAAAGGTCCGGGGTCACGAGCAGCTGGTCTGGCCATGGCCTACAAGCTCATCGACGCCGCCGCGGCCCGCTGGCGCGCCGTCAACGCACCACACCTGGTCGCCCTGGTGCGCGCCGGCGCGGTCTTCCACAAGGGCAAACTGCTTGAACGCCCCACCGAGATCACCCCACCAACCCCGCCCTCAGACGGCGATCAGCAAGCCGGAACGGAGGTCGCCTGA
- a CDS encoding sensor histidine kinase, translating to MVALTDTDPPATATPAETASGPPRTRTIGVVPTASLIAGAAVATVWAWIPLSILILGFTSIPSVIGFVLAAVVFIYLMRGVEWVERVRSEAVFGLGIGVQPRVLSPYTGFQRWAHQLWLDVSSARFWKAVAHHYLRMAYDLVVAGVAAGLLALAVLGPAASTAVRQSDADAGVSFVPAPWSWLLAALALGLAVAMLVFAPVVDARIDRWLLSPSPTTALQQRVSLLTDAHEGAVSSAQTERRRIERDLHDSVQPRLVSLAMTIGLAQTKLDTDLPAAKELIAEAHEDAKAALVELRNVIRGIAPTILSDRGLDAALSAVAQRSPVPTTLNIDLPRRLPEEVEACAYFVVAEALTNVAKHAHATQAVVTVRYDEPSNQLFVSVFDDGRGGARISDDGNATGLRGLAERVRAALGTFSVSSPATGPTIVTAVLPCGS from the coding sequence ATGGTCGCACTCACCGACACCGATCCCCCTGCCACAGCGACACCGGCCGAGACGGCTTCGGGCCCGCCCCGGACCCGGACCATCGGCGTGGTACCGACGGCCTCACTGATAGCCGGTGCCGCCGTCGCCACGGTGTGGGCGTGGATTCCGCTGTCGATCCTGATCCTGGGTTTCACCTCGATACCCAGCGTCATCGGCTTCGTGCTGGCCGCCGTGGTGTTCATCTACCTGATGCGTGGCGTCGAGTGGGTCGAGCGGGTGCGCAGCGAAGCGGTCTTCGGGTTGGGCATCGGCGTGCAGCCGCGGGTGCTGTCGCCCTATACCGGTTTCCAGCGGTGGGCGCACCAGCTGTGGCTGGACGTCAGCAGCGCGCGGTTCTGGAAGGCGGTCGCCCACCATTACCTGCGCATGGCCTATGACCTGGTCGTCGCCGGTGTCGCGGCCGGCCTGCTGGCGCTGGCCGTGCTGGGCCCGGCCGCGTCGACGGCGGTCCGGCAGAGCGACGCCGACGCCGGGGTGTCGTTTGTTCCGGCGCCCTGGTCGTGGCTGCTGGCCGCGCTGGCCCTGGGCCTGGCGGTGGCGATGCTCGTCTTCGCGCCCGTCGTGGATGCCCGGATCGACCGGTGGCTGCTGTCGCCCTCGCCGACGACCGCCCTGCAACAGCGGGTCAGCCTGCTCACCGACGCGCACGAGGGCGCGGTGTCCTCGGCGCAGACCGAGCGTCGCCGCATCGAGCGCGACCTGCACGACAGCGTGCAGCCGCGACTGGTATCGCTGGCGATGACGATCGGGCTGGCCCAGACCAAGCTCGACACCGACCTGCCCGCCGCCAAGGAGCTGATCGCCGAGGCACACGAGGACGCCAAGGCCGCGCTCGTCGAGCTGCGCAACGTGATCCGCGGCATCGCACCGACCATCCTGTCCGACCGCGGGCTCGACGCCGCCCTCTCGGCGGTGGCGCAACGCTCACCGGTGCCCACCACGCTCAACATCGACCTGCCACGGCGGCTGCCCGAGGAGGTGGAGGCGTGTGCCTACTTCGTGGTGGCCGAGGCGCTGACCAATGTGGCCAAACACGCCCACGCCACCCAGGCGGTGGTCACCGTGCGCTATGACGAACCGTCGAACCAGTTGTTCGTCTCGGTGTTCGACGACGGGCGCGGTGGCGCACGGATCTCCGACGACGGCAATGCCACCGGACTGCGGGGGCTGGCGGAACGCGTCCGCGCCGCACTGGGCACGTTCTCGGTGTCCAGTCCCGCGACCGGCCCGACCATCGTCACGGCGGTGCTGCCATGCGGATCGTGA
- a CDS encoding IS3 family transposase (programmed frameshift), which produces MARPYPREFRDDVVRVARNREDGVTIEQIATDFGVHPMTLHKWLRQADIDEGTKPGRTTSESGELREARRRIKLLELENEVLRRAAAYLSQANLPKRLYPLVKELAADGIPVAVTCRVLKLARQPYYRWLAAPVTDADLVEAYRANALFDAHHEDPEFGYRYLAEEARDAGEPMAERTAWRICSHNRLWSVFGKRKRGKNGKPGPPVHDDLVERDFTAEAPNQLWLADITEHRTGEGKLYLCAIKDVFSNRIVGYSIDSRMKSRLATRALHSAVARRGDVAGCILHSDRGSQFRSRRFVHALHHHDMVGSMGRVGAAGDNAAMESFFSLLQKNVLDRRRWRTREELRIAIVIWIERTYHRRRRQAGLDRLTPIEFEAIMTTPASQAA; this is translated from the exons ATGGCAAGGCCCTATCCCCGTGAGTTCCGCGACGACGTCGTGCGCGTGGCCCGCAACCGCGAAGACGGTGTGACGATCGAGCAGATCGCCACCGATTTCGGTGTGCACCCGATGACGCTGCACAAATGGCTTCGCCAGGCCGACATCGACGAGGGCACCAAGCCCGGTAGAACCACCAGCGAGTCCGGTGAGCTGCGTGAGGCCCGGCGTCGGATCAAGCTGCTCGAGCTGGAGAACGAGGTGCTGCGCCGGGCCGCGGCGTATCTGTCACAGGCCAACCTGCCG AAAAGGCTCTACCCGCTCGTGAAAGAGCTCGCCGCCGACGGGATCCCCGTCGCGGTGACGTGCCGGGTACTCAAGCTCGCCCGCCAACCGTATTACCGCTGGCTGGCCGCCCCAGTCACCGACGCCGACCTCGTTGAGGCCTACCGCGCCAACGCCCTGTTCGACGCTCACCACGAGGACCCCGAGTTCGGGTACCGCTACCTGGCCGAAGAGGCCCGCGACGCCGGCGAACCGATGGCCGAGCGCACCGCGTGGCGCATCTGCTCGCACAATCGCCTGTGGAGCGTGTTCGGCAAGCGCAAACGCGGCAAGAACGGCAAGCCCGGCCCACCAGTCCACGACGATCTCGTCGAACGTGACTTCACCGCTGAGGCGCCGAATCAGCTGTGGCTGGCCGATATTACCGAACACCGCACCGGCGAGGGCAAGCTCTACCTCTGCGCCATCAAAGACGTGTTCTCCAACCGCATCGTCGGCTACAGCATCGACTCCCGGATGAAGTCCCGACTGGCCACCCGTGCACTGCACAGCGCGGTAGCCCGACGCGGAGATGTCGCCGGATGCATTCTGCATTCGGATCGTGGATCTCAGTTCAGGTCAAGGAGATTCGTACACGCGCTGCACCATCACGACATGGTCGGCTCCATGGGGCGCGTCGGCGCGGCCGGCGACAACGCAGCCATGGAGAGCTTCTTCAGCCTGCTGCAGAAGAACGTCTTGGACCGCCGCCGTTGGCGCACCCGAGAAGAGCTGCGGATCGCGATCGTCATCTGGATCGAACGGACCTACCATCGCCGCCGGCGCCAGGCCGGCCTCGACCGGTTGACCCCCATCGAGTTCGAAGCCATCATGACCACACCGGCCAGTCAGGCCGCGTGA